Proteins encoded together in one Quercus lobata isolate SW786 chromosome 3, ValleyOak3.0 Primary Assembly, whole genome shotgun sequence window:
- the LOC115982526 gene encoding axial regulator YABBY 4 — protein sequence MSTLSQLFDLSEQIYYVQCGFCTTMLLVSVPCNSLSMVVKVRCGHCTALFSVNMNMMNASLVPFQNLWNCLNHNEKKQQDCPDAQKVLDWHGTSMLASSDYEEDDIISVNHIVNKPPEKRQRAPSAYNQFIKEEIKRLKTENPMMGHKEAFSAAAKNWAHFPAIQYKGDGDYSQSEENVTLGAEVTEVHEAGKGFRERKALKRSHMGYDTLV from the exons ATGTCCACTCTCAGTCAACTCTTTGATCTTTCGGAACAAATATACTATGTACAATGTGGTTTCTGCACCACCATGTTACTG GTAAGTGTGCCATGTAACAGCTTGTCCATGGTGGTCAAAGTCAGATGTGGCCACTGCACTGCCCTCTTTTCTGTCAACATGAACATGATGAATGCTTCTTTGGTACCTTTCCAAAATCTTTGGAACTGTCTTAACCATAACGAG AAAAAGCAACAAGATTGCCCAGATGCACAGAAGGTCTTGGACTGGCATGGTACATCCATGCTGGCCTCTTCTGACTATGAAGAAGATGATATAATCTCTGTCAATCACATCGTTAACAAAC CCCCTGAGAAGAGACAACGAGCACCATCAGCTTATAACCAGTTCATTAA AGAAGAGATCAAGAGGCTTAAGACTGAGAATCCAATGATGGGTCACAAGGAAGCTTTCAGTGCAGCTGCAAAAAAT TGGGCTCATTTCCCTGCAATTCAGTACAAAGGAGATGGAGACTATAGCCAGAGTGAAGAAAATGTGACATTGGGCGCAGAAGTCACTGAG gTCCATGAAGCTGGCAAAGGTTTTCGTGAAAGAAAAGCCCTCAAGAGATCCCACATGGGCTACGACACACTCGTTTGA
- the LOC115982527 gene encoding uncharacterized protein LOC115982527 isoform X1 — protein sequence MSPRFVQFYSREMYHNHHSYPCLHCHPHSYIRMVQHLIERCLLLHMNRDQCIKALAEHASIRPLITLTVWRELQKENKDFFQSYFHSLSPRPLMSRYIQRAPKLARRKPWKLY from the exons ATGTCTCCTCGTTTTGTCCAATTCTACTCAAGAGAAATGTACCATAACCACCATTCCTATCCTTGTTTGCATTGCCACCCCCACAGCTACATAAGAATG GTTCAACATCTTATAGAAAGATGCTTGCTCCTTCACATGAATAGAGACCAATGTATAAAGGCACTTGCAGAGCATGCTAGCATTCGCCCACTCATCACACTtacag TGTGGAGAGAGCTACAGAAAGAGAATAAAGACTTCTTTCAATCATattttcactctctttctccaaGACCCTTAATGA gTAGATATATTCAAAGGGCACCAAAATTAGCAAGAAGGAAACCGTGGAAACTTTACTGA
- the LOC115982527 gene encoding uncharacterized protein LOC115982527 isoform X2: MSPRFVQFYSREMYHNHHSYPCLHCHPHSYIRMVQHLIERCLLLHMNRDQCIKALAEHASIRPLITLTVNACLAYSVERATERE; this comes from the exons ATGTCTCCTCGTTTTGTCCAATTCTACTCAAGAGAAATGTACCATAACCACCATTCCTATCCTTGTTTGCATTGCCACCCCCACAGCTACATAAGAATG GTTCAACATCTTATAGAAAGATGCTTGCTCCTTCACATGAATAGAGACCAATGTATAAAGGCACTTGCAGAGCATGCTAGCATTCGCCCACTCATCACACTtacag TTAATGCATGCTTGGCCTACAGTGTGGAGAGAGCTACAGAAAGAGAATAA